Proteins encoded within one genomic window of Odocoileus virginianus isolate 20LAN1187 ecotype Illinois unplaced genomic scaffold, Ovbor_1.2 Unplaced_Contig_6, whole genome shotgun sequence:
- the ARSH gene encoding arylsulfatase H isoform X1: MKQLFYGWRCWLPASLWCFFGSLQGTFITRNSRPNIVLFMADDLGVGDLCCYGNNSLSTPNIDRLASEGVRLTQHLAAASMCTPSRAAFLTGRYPVRSGMASSSNLNRDVVWLGGSGGLPPNETTFAKLLQHRGYRTGLIGKWHQGLSCASRDDHCFHPLNHGFDYFYGMPLELRSDCQAFHAPELHRRLRVRLWATTVVLALIPLLLLVPTCARWFPVPWPVTLAFALLALLFFASWFSSYGLTRRWNCVLMRDHEILQQPVRLERLTSLMLKEALAFIDRYKRGPFLLFISFLHVHTPLITKERFVGHSKFGLYGDNVEEMDWMVGKVLEALDRELLANHTLVYFTSDNGGRLEAQDRSGQLGGWNGRYKGGRGMGGWEGGIRVPGIFRWPTVLEAGKVIDEPTSLMDIFPTLSYIGGGILPPGRVIDGRNLMPLLEGRVSRSEHEFLFHYCGASLHTARWYQKDCATVWKVHFVTPKFFPEGAGACYGSGACPCSGDVTYHDPPLLFDISRDPSESRPLNPDNEASFDSVVKKVEAAVRRHRGTLTPVPQQLSTFNSLWKPWLQPCCGTFPFCGCDRADDIVSAAW, translated from the exons GCGCTGCTGGCTGCCAGCATCCCTGTGGTGCTTCTTTGGGAGCCTTCAAGGAACGTTCATCACCAGGAACTCGAGACCCAACATTGTCCTGTTCATGGCGGACGACCTTGGGGTGGGAGATTTATGCTGCTACGGTAACAACTCACTGAG CACGCCGAACATCGACCGGCTGGCCAGTGAGGGCGTGAGGCTCACCCAGCACCTGGCGGCCGCCTCTATGTGTACCCCAAGCAGGGCCGCCTTCCTGACCGGCCGCTACCCCGTCAGATCAG GAATGGCGTCCTCCTCCAACCTGAATCGTGACGTGGTCTGGCTCGGAGGGTCGGGCGGGCTGCCCCCCAACGAGACGACGTTCGCCAAGCTCCTCCAGCATCGAGGTTACCGCACGGGACTCATAG gaAAGTGGCACCAGGGTCTGAGCTGTGCGTCCCGCGACGACCACTGCTTCCACCCGCTCAACCACGGCTTCGACTACTTCTACGGGATGCCGCTGGAGCTCCGGAGCGACTGCCAGGCGTTCCACGCGCCCGAGCTGCACCGCCGGCTGAGGGTGCGGCTCTGGGCGACCACGGTGGTGCTGGCGCTCATCCCCCTGCTCCTGCTGGTCCCCACCTGCGCCCGCTGGTTCCCGGTGCCCTGGCCGGTGACCCTGGCCTTCGCCCTGTTGGCCCTCCTGTTCTTCGCGTCCTGGTTCTCCAGCTACGGGCTCACGCGCCGCTGGAACTGCGTGCTCATGCGGGACCACGAGATCCTACAGCAGCCGGTCCGACTGGAGAGGCTCACCTCGCTGATGCTCAAGGAGGCGCTGGCCTTCATCGACAG GTATAAGCGTGGACCATTCCTGCTCTTCATCTCCTTTCTGCATGTCCACACGCCTCTGATCACCAAGGAGAGATTCGTCGGGCACAGTAAATTCGGCTTGTATGGCGACAACGTAGAAGAGATGGATTGGATGGTGG ggaaggtcctggAGGCCCTGGACCGGGAGCTCCTGGCCAACCACACGCTGGTCTACTTCACCTCGGACAACGGGGGCCGCCTGGAGGCACAGGACCGCAGCGGGCAGCTGGGCGGCTGGAACGGGCGCTACAAAG GAGGCAGAGGCATGGGCGGATGGGAAGGAGGCATCCGGGTGCCTGGAATTTTCCGGTGGCCAACAGTCCTGGAGGCGGGGAAGGTCATTGACGAACCTACAAGCCTCATGGACATTTTCCCGACGCTGTCTTACATTGGAGGAGGCATTCTACCACCGGGCAG AGTGATTGACGGCCGGAACCTCATGCCGCTCTTGGAAGGCCGGGTCTCCCGCTCGGAGCACGAGTTCTTGTTCCACTACTGCGGGGCCTCCCTGCACACGGCCAGGTGGTATCAGAAGGACT GTGCAACCGTGTGGAAGGTGCATTTCGTGACGCCCAAGTTCTTCCCTGAGGGGGCGGGCGCCTGCTACGGGAGTGGAGCCTGTCCGTGTTCGGGCGATGTCACCTACCACGACCCTCCTCTGCTCTTCGACATCTCGAGAGACCCTTCCGAGTCGAGGCCTCTCAACCCCGACAACGAAGCCTCGTTTGACTCCGTGGTGAAGAAGGTCGAAGCGGCCGTGAGGCGGCACCGTGGGACGCTCACGCCGGTCCCCCAGCAGCTGTCCACGTTCAACAGCCTCTGGAAACCGTGGCTGCAGCCCTGCTGTGGGACCTTCCCCTTCTGTGGCTGCGACAGGGCAGACGACATCGTGTCCGCTGCGTGGTGA
- the ARSH gene encoding arylsulfatase H isoform X2: protein MKQLFYGWRCWLPASLWCFFGSLQGTFITRNSRPNIVLFMADDLGVGDLCCYGNNSLSTPNIDRLASEGVRLTQHLAAASMCTPSRAAFLTGRYPVRSGMASSSNLNRDVVWLGGSGGLPPNETTFAKLLQHRGYRTGLIGKWHQGLSCASRDDHCFHPLNHGFDYFYGMPLELRSDCQAFHAPELHRRLRVRLWATTVVLALIPLLLLVPTCARWFPVPWPVTLAFALLALLFFASWFSSYGLTRRWNCVLMRDHEILQQPVRLERLTSLMLKEALAFIDRYKRGPFLLFISFLHVHTPLITKERFVGHSKFGLYGDNVEEMDWMVGKVLEALDRELLANHTLVYFTSDNGGRLEAQDRSGQLGGWNGRYKGGRGMGGWEGGIRVPGIFRWPTVLEAGKVIDEPTSLMDIFPTLSYIGGGILPPGRVIDGRNLMPLLEGRVSRSEHEFLFHYCGASLHTARCNRVEGAFRDAQVLP, encoded by the exons GCGCTGCTGGCTGCCAGCATCCCTGTGGTGCTTCTTTGGGAGCCTTCAAGGAACGTTCATCACCAGGAACTCGAGACCCAACATTGTCCTGTTCATGGCGGACGACCTTGGGGTGGGAGATTTATGCTGCTACGGTAACAACTCACTGAG CACGCCGAACATCGACCGGCTGGCCAGTGAGGGCGTGAGGCTCACCCAGCACCTGGCGGCCGCCTCTATGTGTACCCCAAGCAGGGCCGCCTTCCTGACCGGCCGCTACCCCGTCAGATCAG GAATGGCGTCCTCCTCCAACCTGAATCGTGACGTGGTCTGGCTCGGAGGGTCGGGCGGGCTGCCCCCCAACGAGACGACGTTCGCCAAGCTCCTCCAGCATCGAGGTTACCGCACGGGACTCATAG gaAAGTGGCACCAGGGTCTGAGCTGTGCGTCCCGCGACGACCACTGCTTCCACCCGCTCAACCACGGCTTCGACTACTTCTACGGGATGCCGCTGGAGCTCCGGAGCGACTGCCAGGCGTTCCACGCGCCCGAGCTGCACCGCCGGCTGAGGGTGCGGCTCTGGGCGACCACGGTGGTGCTGGCGCTCATCCCCCTGCTCCTGCTGGTCCCCACCTGCGCCCGCTGGTTCCCGGTGCCCTGGCCGGTGACCCTGGCCTTCGCCCTGTTGGCCCTCCTGTTCTTCGCGTCCTGGTTCTCCAGCTACGGGCTCACGCGCCGCTGGAACTGCGTGCTCATGCGGGACCACGAGATCCTACAGCAGCCGGTCCGACTGGAGAGGCTCACCTCGCTGATGCTCAAGGAGGCGCTGGCCTTCATCGACAG GTATAAGCGTGGACCATTCCTGCTCTTCATCTCCTTTCTGCATGTCCACACGCCTCTGATCACCAAGGAGAGATTCGTCGGGCACAGTAAATTCGGCTTGTATGGCGACAACGTAGAAGAGATGGATTGGATGGTGG ggaaggtcctggAGGCCCTGGACCGGGAGCTCCTGGCCAACCACACGCTGGTCTACTTCACCTCGGACAACGGGGGCCGCCTGGAGGCACAGGACCGCAGCGGGCAGCTGGGCGGCTGGAACGGGCGCTACAAAG GAGGCAGAGGCATGGGCGGATGGGAAGGAGGCATCCGGGTGCCTGGAATTTTCCGGTGGCCAACAGTCCTGGAGGCGGGGAAGGTCATTGACGAACCTACAAGCCTCATGGACATTTTCCCGACGCTGTCTTACATTGGAGGAGGCATTCTACCACCGGGCAG AGTGATTGACGGCCGGAACCTCATGCCGCTCTTGGAAGGCCGGGTCTCCCGCTCGGAGCACGAGTTCTTGTTCCACTACTGCGGGGCCTCCCTGCACACGGCCAG GTGCAACCGTGTGGAAGGTGCATTTCGTGACGCCCAAGTTCTTCCCTGA